A window of Kyrpidia spormannii genomic DNA:
GCATCATGTCTGGATCGGTGCCCCAGGTAGGCGTCCTCTACGGAACGTGTTTTGCGGGTACCGCGTACACTCCGGTGTTCACCGATCTTTTGGTGATGATGAGCGATTCGGCCATGGCCATTGCATCGCCCCGGATGGTCGAGATGGCGATCGGACAAAAGGTTGGACCTCGGGAACTCGGTGGAGCCCAGGTTCATCTGAAAAACGGATCGGCCCATTTTGTGGTGGACAGCGAAGAAGAGGCCGGGGTCTTGGTTCGGCGGATTTTTTCCTATCTTCCGGATTCGAGTGAAAATTCGCCTCCTCCAGGGGAGTTCCGGGAGCCGGCACTCGATCCGGCAGATATTGACGAGATCATTCCCGCCGACCCGAACCGCCCCTACGACGTACACCGCCTGATCGATGCTGTCGTGGACCAGGACAGTTTTCTTGAAGTCAAGGCCGGGTACGCCGATGAACTGGTGACGGGCTTTGCCCGCCTGGGGGGGCGGGTGATCGGGGTGGTGGCCAACCAGCCGGCGGTGAAAGGGGGGACGCTCTTTCCGGAGAGCTCGGATAAAGGGGCGGAATTCGTGTGGATGTGCGACGCTTATAACATCCCGCTCCTGTTTCTCGTCGACACCCCGGGATTCATGGTGGGAACGGCGGTGGAGAAAAATGCGATCCTCCGGCGGGGACGCAAGTTCATTTTTGCCACGTCCTGCGCCACGGTCCCCAGGATCTGCGTGGTGGTTCGCAAGGCCTACGGGGCGGGGATCTATGCCATGTCCGGGCCGGCCTACGATCCGGAGCTGACTTTGGCTCTGCCCTCGGCGGAGATCGCGGTCATGGGGCCCGAGGCGGCGATCAACGCGGTCTATTTCAATAAGTTGCAGGCCGTCGAAGACCCGGTTGAACGGGAGCGCTTAGTTGCTCGTCTGCGGGAGGAATACCGGGCGGGATATGACATTTTCAAACTGGCGGGGCAGATGGTGGTGGATGAACTGATCCCACCCCGGGAGTTGCGGAACGAGCTGTTGCGGTATTTTGAAATCTACACCGACAAGAAAATTTCACTGCCTCCCCGAAAACACGCGACAATTCTTTGAGACCGACGTAAAAACCAACCGGGGCCGAAGACGGAAAGGGGGGATGAAAATGCTAACAGTAGGCGGGGTACTGCACGATGCGGCCACGGAGTGGCCGGACAAGACCTTTTTATATTTCGGCGATGAAGCCATCTCCTACCGGGAGGTCGACGAGCGGTCCGACCGGGTGGCGGCCGGGCTGCTACAGTTTTCCGGATGTGAGGTTGCGAACCTGTACGGTCTCAGTGAGACCTCGGGGGCGTGTGTGCTGACCCGATTGGGAGATGGGGCGGAAAAGGTTGCAAAAAGCATCGGGGTGGCCATTGGGGATTTCCAGGCCCGGATCGTGGACGACGACGGCAATGAACTGCCCGAAGGCCAGGTCGGTGAATTGATGATCGGAGGGGCCTGTGTGGCCAAAGGATATTACGGGATGGAAGAGGAAACCCGCCAGGCGTTCCCGAGTCCGGGATGGGTGCGGACCGGTGACATGGCGTATGTCGATTCGGACGGGTACCTCTACGTCATGGGTCGCAAGAAAGAAATGTACGTTCAGGGCGGTTTTAATGTCTATCCGGTCGAGGTGGAAAATGTATTGACCTCTCACCCGGGCGTGTTGGTGGCAGCGGGGATTGGCGTACCGGATCCGGTGTTCGGTGAGGTGGGGCGGTATTACATTATACCAAAGCCGGGCATCGGTGTGGATGAGGAGGAATTGATAGGGTTTTGTCGGGAACGGCTGGCTGATTTTAAAGTACCCAAACAATTTGTCTTTGTAAGAGAGCTTCCCCTCACCCCGGCCGGAAAAGTTCACAAAGCCCTTCTCAAGGAGCAGTTCCTGAAAGAACACTCGGGAGGTGCGTGAGATGGACGCGGTATCGGTGGTCAATCGGGTGGCCCTGGGGGATATCCTGCGGCGGAGCGCCCGGCGGTTTCCGGACAAAGCGGCCCTGGTGGACGGGCAGACCCGGGTGACGTATCGGGAGTTGGACGAGAGGACCAACCAATTCGCCCATTATTTGTTGTCGTCCGGTCTGTCCCCCGGGGACCGGGTGGCGACGATTTGTCAGAATTCCCATCTCTTTGTGATGGCTTATTCGGGGATTCAAAAAGCGGGGATGGTGTGGGTGCCCATCAATCCCGGTCTCGGGCCGGAAGACCTTCGGTATATCCTGGAACACTCCGAAGCCCGGGTGGCGGTGGCAGATGATCTCATTCTTGCGGACCCCCGGCGGCGGGAGGCCATCGCCGGGAATGTGGAACGGCTGCTGGTGATTCCTTACGAGGGGTTGGACCCGGGCGGAGCGGGGATTTCCTTCGAGTCGACCCTGGACGGCCAGCCCGGCAAAGAACCGGACGTGGACATTGCGGACCGGGATCTGGCCCAGATCATGTACACCAGCGGCACCACCGGCCGGCCCAAAGGGGTCATGCATTCGCACCTGTCGGTGTTCGTGGCGACATTGAGCAATCTCGTAGAAATGGACGTGCGCCGGGACGATGTCGCCACGGCGATGATGCCGCTCTTCCACTGTGCCCAGCACGTCATGACCACAGGCTTTTTGCACATCGGCACCACCAACGTGATCATCCGGCGTTTCGATCCGGTGGGGTTTATGGAGGCGGTGCAGCGAGAGAGAATCACCTGGGTGTTTGCCCTGCCCATGATGTACCGGGCCTTGCTTGATCATCCGGAGCGCAATCGGTTTGACCTGTCATCCCTCCGTTATTGCCTGTACGCCATGGCGCCGATGGATGAGCGGACTCTCCGCCGGGCCATCGGAGAGTTGTGCCCGAATTTCGCCCTGGGAACGGGACAGACCGAGATCTACCCCGGCACGATGATTTTCGCGCCGGAAGAACAGCTCCGCCGGTTCGGCCCGTACTGGGGAGCGTCCACCATCATCAACGATACGGCGGTGATGGACGACGAGGGCCGAATTCTCGGGCCCGGACAGGTGGGGGAGGTGGTCCACCGCGGACCGAATGTGATGATGGGCTACTATAAACAGCCCGATGCCACGGAGGAAAGTCGAAAGTTCGGATGGCATCACACCGGGGATCTCGGCATGTGGGATCCCGACGGCCAGCTCATTTTTGTCGACCGCAAGAAAGACATGGTGAAAACCGGCGGGGAAAATGTACCGTCGATCAAGGTGGAGGCCGTTCTTTTGGCGCACCCCGGGGTGGCCAACGCCGCGGTGGTGGGTTTGCCCCACCCGAAATGGGCCGAGGCGGTAACAGCTTTTGTGGTGCGAAAGCCGGGGTCGCAGGTGACGGAAGAGGCACTCCTCGCCCACTGCCGGGAACATCTCGGTGGCTTCGAGGTGCCAAAAGTGATTCGCCTTGTGGACCAATTGCCGCTGACCACCACCGGTAAAGTGCAGAAGCACGTGCTGCGGGAACAGTATCGGGACCTGTACGCCGAAGGCCCGTCTCACGGGCAGGGGTGAGAACATCCTCATGAGAACTGGGCCATATGCCGGGTGCTGGTTGTGCGGTGGCACACCCGGGTGATGGGGGTGAAAGACTGTGGCGTCAATGGGAATCGGCCGATGGTTGACCCGGCGGGAGGAACTCAGCGGCGAAAAAGTGGCCATCGTGTGCGGGGATCACAGATGGAGCTGAAGAACATCCTGCGCCGGGGATGAGGTCACCCCGCCGCAGGGCAACGAGGAGAAGGAGATGGACAGGATGCCGTATCCGCCCTATTTTACAGAAGAACACGACCGGCTGCGGGAATCGGTGCGCCGATTTGTCGAAAAAGAAGTAAAACCTTATGTGGACCAATGGGAGGAGCAGGGGGAGTTCCCGAAGTCGATCCTGCGCCGCATGGGGGAACTCGGATTCCTGGGCCTGCGGTACCCCGAAGAGGTGGGCGGGCAAGGGGGAGATTATTTTTCCAGTATCGTCATGGCCGAAGAGTTGGCCCGGTGCGGAGCGGGAGGGTTCCCCATGGCTGTCGCCGTCCAGACGGAGATGGCGACGCCGCCGATCCTGCAGTTTGGAACCCCGGAGCAGAAAAAACAGTTTCTGGAGCCCGCCCTGCGGGGGGAGAAGCTGGCCTGCCTCGGCATCACCGAACCCGACCACGGTTCGGACGTGGCGGGGATCGAGACCCGGGCCCGCCGGGAGGGGGACGGTTGGGTGATCCGGGGGCGCAAACTGTTTATCACCAATGGCCCCCGGGCGGATTTTATCACATTAGTGGCCAGGACCTCGGATGAGCCTGGGTATCGGGGGATAAGTCTCTTCTTGGTGGAGATGGACCGGCCCGGGGTCTCGGTGGGTCGAAGGCTTGATAAAGTCGGCATGCGCTCCTCGGACACGGCGGAGTTGGTGTTCGACGATGTCTGGGTGCCGGCGGACCGTTTGCTGGGGGAGGAAGGAAAAGGCTTTTACCAGATCATGTGGGAGTTGCAGGGAGAGCGGATGATCGCCGCGGCCGGGGCCGTGGCCACCGCCCAGTACGCGTATGAGCTGGCGCTGGCCTATGCGAAGGAACGTAGGCAATTCGGCCGGCCCATAGCCGGGTTCCAGGTGGTGTCGCACCTTCTGGTGGAGATGGCGGTGGAGATCGAGGCCTGCCGGCAGTTGACCTATTCTGTCGCCTGGCGGTTTGCCCGGGGCGAGGTCCCGAGCAAGGAGATCTCCATGGCCAAACTGGCGGCCAGTCAGACAGCCTTTTGGGTGGTGGACCGGGCCCTGCAGATTTTCGGGGGCAATGGCTACATGGCCGAGTATCCCATCGAGCGCCTGTGGCGGGACGTGAGGCTGAATCGCATCGGGGCCGGAACGGACGAGATCATGAAAGAGATCATCAGCAAGGAAATGGGTCTGTGACGGCTGAACCGGAGGGATGGGAGATGGAGCACTGGCTGTTCACCAAGGAGCACGAGCAGTTCCGGCCGGCGGTCCGACGCTGGGTGGAAAAGGAAATCGCCCCCCGGGTGGAGGAGTGGGAGCGGGAGGGCCGGGTTCCCCGGGAGATGTACCGCCGGGCCGGGGAACTGGGGTATCTCGGGCTGAAGTTTCCGGAAGCGTACGGCGGCAGTGACGACCTGTTGGCCGACGCCATCTTCGTGGAGGAGATCGCCCGCTGCGGGTCCGGGGGCGTGGCGGCGGCTTTGACGGCGACGACGGGGATCGGGGCGACGCCTATTTGGCGGTTTGGAAATGAGGAACAGAAGCGCCGTTATCTGGTTCCGGCGATTCGGGGGGAGAAAATCGCCGCCTTGGGGATCACGGAACCCGAGGCGGGGTCGGATGTGGCCTCGATGCGCACCGTGGCCCGGCGGGAGGGGGATCACTATGTTTTGACCGGCAGCAAAATGTTCATCACCGGCGGGGCGTCGGCCGATTATGTGTGCGTGGCGGCAAAAACGGATCCCTCGGCGGGGCATCAGGGCGTGAGTATGTTCATCGTCGAGGCGGGGACGCCCGGATTTTCCGTCGGGCGGACGCTGAAAAAACTCGGCTGGCGGGCGTCAGACACGGCGGAGTTGGTCCTGGATGGGGTGCAGGTGCCCGCGGAGAACCTCATCGGCGAAGAAAACCAAGGATTTCGCTACATTATGATCAATTTTCAATGGGAGCGGATCATGTTGGCCCTCTCCAGCGTGGCGGCGGCGGAAAAAGCCCTGGAGGACGCCTTGCGCTACAGCCGCGAGCGTACCCAGTTCGGCAGGCCCATCGGCACGTTTCAGGCGCTGCGGCACAAAATGGTGGACATGGCGGTGGATATTGAAAAGGCCAGGAGCCTGACCTATCGGGCGCTTTATCTGTGCGCCCGGGGGGAGGATGTGACGGTGGCGGCCAGCATGGCCAAGGCCTACGCCGGGGAGATGGTCAACCGGGTGACGGACGCCGCCTTGCAGATCCACGGGGGCAACGGCTACATGATGGAATATCCCGCCCAGCGCTACTGGCGGGATGCGAGGATCATGTCCATCGGCGGGGGGACCACCCAGATTATGTATGAGATTTTGACCAAACGGCTGGGAATTGTGTGATCCCGGGCCTCCGTTCGTCGCTCTCCCCCGGGACGCTGGCCAGCCAGGGCCTCCAGGCCTCGGGAAAGGGGGCCGAAACTTCTGCCAGCCGGCCGTCCGAAGGGTGCGGAAAGACGATTCGGCGGGCGAAGAGCATCAGGGAAAGCCCGGGGTGGCGGCTGCGGTACCAGCGGTCGCCGAGAACCGGGTGGCCGAGGGCCGACAGGTGGACCCGGATTTGATGGGTGCGCCCGGTTTCGAGCTCCATCTCCACAAAGGTTACCCCCCGGGGGCTGTTCGGGGGAGAGGACTCGGGAACGGGCGACGTGGATCTGGACCCCATGGTTGGCCGGCCATCGGGGATGAAAACGGTTCTCAGGATCCGGGTCGCCGCGGGTTTTGCAGCTTGGGGGTTCCCGCCGGCCGATTCGGTTTGCCTGTTGGGTTCCTGACTCAAAGTTCCCCCGGCGCCAAGGCCTGAGCCAGGACCGGGCTCCTGGGCGGGGTCCCGGATGGATACGGGCACCGCTCGCGATCCGGCCTGGGGGGAAAGGTATCTTGACGCCGCCAAGAAACGTCCCGGCCGGCGGGGGTCCGGGGCGAGGGGGAGGTCGATGTACTCCGGCAGGTCCCGGGCGTCTCCTTCTACTAAAGCCGCATAGGTTCGATGAATGCGCCCCTCCCGCAGGGCCGCGTCCAGCCGGGCATGGACATGGGCGCTTTTGGCCACGAGAAGCACGCCGGCGGTGTCGCGGTCCAGTCGGTGCACCAAATGGGGGACCCAAGGAGGGCTGGCCTCCGCCCCCCATCGGCGAAGGAGGTCCGCCAAGGTAAGGGCGGGAACGCGACCCGCAAGGCCCGGTTTGTCCGGGAGGTGAACGGCGATCCCCGCGGGTTTATTCACGACAAGGAGCCACTCGTCTTCGTACAGGATCGGGACGGGGGGTGTCCCCGCCGGGAGCTGTGGTGTCCCAGTCGAGACTTGATGCGTCCCTGCTGAGACCTGGTTCCCGCCCGCGGGGGCGCCGGATGCCTTCGTGTGGATGCCGGACACCCCGGAAGGGCCGGGCGAGCCGCCCGGGACCCGGCGGACCGCCTCGCGCAAATCCACCTCCACCCGGTCCCCGGGCTTCATGGGCTTGGCGAGAAAACTCGGGCGTCCGTTGACCCGAATTTTGCGTTCCCGGGCCAACCGGCGGATCCGGCGGCCGGACAGCCCCGCCCGGCGCAAAACTTCTTCTAAAGTGTGGCCGCGGTCTTCAGGACCCGCGGTGTACCGGAATATGTTCGGGTGATCATTCCCGAGCATTGTGTGGCGGCAGCGATTCCCGCGGTAAAAACCGAAGAAGACCGGTCCGAGCTGCGGGTCGCGTGCCGCTTCCCTCCTTTGTGTTTGCACCTTTGACGTGGCGCCTCTGCGGGAAACCGGGTGGACGGGCGAATTCGTCTCCCGGCGCGGGCGTTTCTCCCCATGCACATAGGGTTTTCCCCAAAAAGAAGGAAACGACGGCGGCGATGAGCGACATCCAAAACGATGCGGTAAAAGTCCAGTCTAGCCCGTGTAGAAAGGCTCCGTCGACGAGGGTCGGGAAAAATGCGGACCGATGAGCGCCTGAACGCGTTCCCAGGCAAGTGCCGCAAAATCTCCGTTTGCTGCAAAAGATTCTGTAACGGATTATATACACGCCGGCGGCGCCAGGGCAACCCGGTGGCTGCCCTGCGGTTGCGTCCGATGTTTGTCCCGGACACTGGCGAGAGATAGGTCCTGGAGTGCCATTGCGGCCCTATGGAGCTCGACATATAATAAACGAGACGATGACGAGTTTGCGCGCCACCGCGCCGACGCGAAGGAGAGGATTTTGAGGATGCTGCGTTTTTTGACGGCGGGGGAATCCCACGGGCCGGAGCTCACGGCGATTGTTGAAGGGTTACCCAGCCGGCTGCCGATCCGGTCGGCGCTGATTGACGAACAATTGCGAAGACGTCAGCAAGGGCATGGCCGGGGGGGACGGATGCGCATTGAAAGCGACCGGGTGGAGATCACCAGTGGTCTGCGCTTCGGCCTGACCCTCGGCACGCCGCTGACGATGCGGATCCGAAACCGAGATTGGGAGAATTGGAAAACGAAAATGGCGGTGGAAGGGGATCCGCCCCCAGAGGCGAAACCCGTCACCAAACCCCGGCCCGGCCACGCGGATTTGGCCGGGGTGCTCAAATACAACCACGATGACGTGCGCAATGTGTTGGAGCGCTCCAGTGCCCGCAATACCGCAACGTTGGTGGCGGTGGGGTCGGTGGCCCGGCAATTGCTCGCGCCTTTTGGCATCCGGATTTTTAGCCATGTGGTGGAGATCGGCGGGGTGGAAGCCAAAAAGTTTCCGAAAACCCTGGAGCAGATTCCCGATGCGGCGGAGTCGTCCACAGTGCGGTGTGCCGACTCCGAGGCTGCGGAGAAGATGGTGGAGGCCATCGACCAAGCCCGGCGGGAGGGCAACACCCTGGGTGGCGTGTTTGAGGTGGTGGCTTTGGGAGTGCCCCCGGGGCTGGGGAGTTACGCCCACCCGGATCGGCGGTTGGATGGCCGTCTGGCTGGTGCACTGATGAGCATTCAGGCGATCAAAGGCGTCGAAGTGGGATTGGGATTTACGGCGGCCCGGCTGCCGGGGTCCGAGGTGCACGATGAGATCGGGTACGATCCGGAGAAGGGGTATACCCGGGACACCAACCACGCGGGGGGGATTGAGGGCGGGGTCAGCAATGGCCAACCCGTGGTGGTCCGGGCGGCGATGAAGCCGATCCCGACTTTGTACAAGCCTCTGCGGAGTGTGGATATTCACAGTAAAGAGTCGTTTCAAGCCAGTGTGGAGCGCTCGGACACCTGTGCCGTGCCGGCGGCTGCGGTGGTGGGCGAGGCGATGGTCGCCTGGGTGCTGGCCTTGTGCTTTCGGGAGAAGTTCTCCGGGGACTCTTTTGAAGAGGTCGAAGCCCAGTACCGCGCGTACATGGAGATGGTGAGTCGCCGATGAGCCTTTGGGATGACGTATGGGACGTGGTGTGGGTTGAGCTCGGGGACCGGCGGTACCCCATCGTGGTTGCGGACGGTGCCATGGACCAGGCGGGAAAATGGATGCGCGAGGTGGGGTTATCCCCGGGGTCGGTTCATCTCATTGTGACCGATGAAACGGTGGACCGGGCGGGATACGCCCGGCGGGTGGCCGCGGCTTTGACCGCCGAGGG
This region includes:
- a CDS encoding acyl-CoA dehydrogenase family protein codes for the protein MDRMPYPPYFTEEHDRLRESVRRFVEKEVKPYVDQWEEQGEFPKSILRRMGELGFLGLRYPEEVGGQGGDYFSSIVMAEELARCGAGGFPMAVAVQTEMATPPILQFGTPEQKKQFLEPALRGEKLACLGITEPDHGSDVAGIETRARREGDGWVIRGRKLFITNGPRADFITLVARTSDEPGYRGISLFLVEMDRPGVSVGRRLDKVGMRSSDTAELVFDDVWVPADRLLGEEGKGFYQIMWELQGERMIAAAGAVATAQYAYELALAYAKERRQFGRPIAGFQVVSHLLVEMAVEIEACRQLTYSVAWRFARGEVPSKEISMAKLAASQTAFWVVDRALQIFGGNGYMAEYPIERLWRDVRLNRIGAGTDEIMKEIISKEMGL
- a CDS encoding class I adenylate-forming enzyme family protein translates to MLTVGGVLHDAATEWPDKTFLYFGDEAISYREVDERSDRVAAGLLQFSGCEVANLYGLSETSGACVLTRLGDGAEKVAKSIGVAIGDFQARIVDDDGNELPEGQVGELMIGGACVAKGYYGMEEETRQAFPSPGWVRTGDMAYVDSDGYLYVMGRKKEMYVQGGFNVYPVEVENVLTSHPGVLVAAGIGVPDPVFGEVGRYYIIPKPGIGVDEEELIGFCRERLADFKVPKQFVFVRELPLTPAGKVHKALLKEQFLKEHSGGA
- a CDS encoding RluA family pseudouridine synthase codes for the protein MQTQRREAARDPQLGPVFFGFYRGNRCRHTMLGNDHPNIFRYTAGPEDRGHTLEEVLRRAGLSGRRIRRLARERKIRVNGRPSFLAKPMKPGDRVEVDLREAVRRVPGGSPGPSGVSGIHTKASGAPAGGNQVSAGTHQVSTGTPQLPAGTPPVPILYEDEWLLVVNKPAGIAVHLPDKPGLAGRVPALTLADLLRRWGAEASPPWVPHLVHRLDRDTAGVLLVAKSAHVHARLDAALREGRIHRTYAALVEGDARDLPEYIDLPLAPDPRRPGRFLAASRYLSPQAGSRAVPVSIRDPAQEPGPGSGLGAGGTLSQEPNRQTESAGGNPQAAKPAATRILRTVFIPDGRPTMGSRSTSPVPESSPPNSPRGVTFVEMELETGRTHQIRVHLSALGHPVLGDRWYRSRHPGLSLMLFARRIVFPHPSDGRLAEVSAPFPEAWRPWLASVPGESDERRPGITQFPAVWSKSHT
- the aroC gene encoding chorismate synthase, producing MLRFLTAGESHGPELTAIVEGLPSRLPIRSALIDEQLRRRQQGHGRGGRMRIESDRVEITSGLRFGLTLGTPLTMRIRNRDWENWKTKMAVEGDPPPEAKPVTKPRPGHADLAGVLKYNHDDVRNVLERSSARNTATLVAVGSVARQLLAPFGIRIFSHVVEIGGVEAKKFPKTLEQIPDAAESSTVRCADSEAAEKMVEAIDQARREGNTLGGVFEVVALGVPPGLGSYAHPDRRLDGRLAGALMSIQAIKGVEVGLGFTAARLPGSEVHDEIGYDPEKGYTRDTNHAGGIEGGVSNGQPVVVRAAMKPIPTLYKPLRSVDIHSKESFQASVERSDTCAVPAAAVVGEAMVAWVLALCFREKFSGDSFEEVEAQYRAYMEMVSRR
- a CDS encoding acyl-CoA dehydrogenase family protein, translated to MEHWLFTKEHEQFRPAVRRWVEKEIAPRVEEWEREGRVPREMYRRAGELGYLGLKFPEAYGGSDDLLADAIFVEEIARCGSGGVAAALTATTGIGATPIWRFGNEEQKRRYLVPAIRGEKIAALGITEPEAGSDVASMRTVARREGDHYVLTGSKMFITGGASADYVCVAAKTDPSAGHQGVSMFIVEAGTPGFSVGRTLKKLGWRASDTAELVLDGVQVPAENLIGEENQGFRYIMINFQWERIMLALSSVAAAEKALEDALRYSRERTQFGRPIGTFQALRHKMVDMAVDIEKARSLTYRALYLCARGEDVTVAASMAKAYAGEMVNRVTDAALQIHGGNGYMMEYPAQRYWRDARIMSIGGGTTQIMYEILTKRLGIV
- a CDS encoding acyl-CoA carboxylase subunit beta, translating into MGEREQRVIRERRRIQRGGPPRGHQKQAEAGKKFVRDRLALFFDDGGPYTEFGQFARWPDEELPGDGVVTGTGRIDGRTVFFAANDFTVKAGSIGRYHGEKLVRAQEAALRARKPMLYLVDSSGARIDETGGHHVDKGSAGKLFYMHSIMSGSVPQVGVLYGTCFAGTAYTPVFTDLLVMMSDSAMAIASPRMVEMAIGQKVGPRELGGAQVHLKNGSAHFVVDSEEEAGVLVRRIFSYLPDSSENSPPPGEFREPALDPADIDEIIPADPNRPYDVHRLIDAVVDQDSFLEVKAGYADELVTGFARLGGRVIGVVANQPAVKGGTLFPESSDKGAEFVWMCDAYNIPLLFLVDTPGFMVGTAVEKNAILRRGRKFIFATSCATVPRICVVVRKAYGAGIYAMSGPAYDPELTLALPSAEIAVMGPEAAINAVYFNKLQAVEDPVERERLVARLREEYRAGYDIFKLAGQMVVDELIPPRELRNELLRYFEIYTDKKISLPPRKHATIL
- a CDS encoding AMP-binding protein, encoding MDAVSVVNRVALGDILRRSARRFPDKAALVDGQTRVTYRELDERTNQFAHYLLSSGLSPGDRVATICQNSHLFVMAYSGIQKAGMVWVPINPGLGPEDLRYILEHSEARVAVADDLILADPRRREAIAGNVERLLVIPYEGLDPGGAGISFESTLDGQPGKEPDVDIADRDLAQIMYTSGTTGRPKGVMHSHLSVFVATLSNLVEMDVRRDDVATAMMPLFHCAQHVMTTGFLHIGTTNVIIRRFDPVGFMEAVQRERITWVFALPMMYRALLDHPERNRFDLSSLRYCLYAMAPMDERTLRRAIGELCPNFALGTGQTEIYPGTMIFAPEEQLRRFGPYWGASTIINDTAVMDDEGRILGPGQVGEVVHRGPNVMMGYYKQPDATEESRKFGWHHTGDLGMWDPDGQLIFVDRKKDMVKTGGENVPSIKVEAVLLAHPGVANAAVVGLPHPKWAEAVTAFVVRKPGSQVTEEALLAHCREHLGGFEVPKVIRLVDQLPLTTTGKVQKHVLREQYRDLYAEGPSHGQG